A genome region from Bosea sp. BIWAKO-01 includes the following:
- a CDS encoding MmgE/PrpD family protein, which translates to MRVADVAMAFFAGCGAMEARCLAKAFSENEAAACSAMVRRTECDDINVGSCITPGSVVVPTALAAACENDVALERFDRAVAAGYAVGVRLGRALGGVAALSGGIWPTCFAAPMMAAATAAVARGFDRDGIASAISLAVPRAGGRVGRPAGAPSGRWLAFGDAVASGCRAADAAVLGFQGDISLVGRDWLAAIGGPTHIQPNALHASETDELSGTGFKPFIAARQTINAVVAFQRILAKGVAPEGISRIDIGVPTANAGMVARRAAPCDRLSTIADMRVQIAAAALRPALLYSVERDGEPAADLLDYAARIHIYADAALDRDMPEVWGARVRVQSGGRAVEEHCLVVDGDPGHGDATAMLRAKLTRLAPLADRPLCAALLEPANDEVRRARLMTLWRAMRARLADAPRP; encoded by the coding sequence ATGCGCGTCGCCGACGTTGCGATGGCCTTCTTTGCGGGTTGCGGCGCGATGGAGGCCAGGTGTCTCGCCAAGGCTTTTAGCGAGAATGAAGCCGCAGCCTGCTCCGCAATGGTTCGTCGCACAGAATGTGACGATATCAATGTTGGCTCGTGCATAACGCCGGGTTCGGTGGTCGTGCCAACGGCGTTGGCCGCAGCATGTGAAAACGATGTTGCGCTTGAGCGCTTCGATCGAGCTGTCGCTGCGGGCTACGCCGTCGGCGTGCGCCTGGGGCGCGCGCTTGGCGGCGTCGCGGCCCTGAGCGGCGGCATTTGGCCGACATGCTTCGCTGCACCAATGATGGCGGCCGCGACTGCCGCGGTCGCACGCGGTTTTGATCGCGACGGCATTGCGTCCGCCATTTCGCTCGCCGTCCCCCGAGCCGGTGGACGTGTCGGGCGGCCCGCCGGTGCGCCATCAGGACGATGGTTGGCGTTCGGAGACGCCGTCGCGTCAGGCTGCCGGGCGGCGGACGCCGCGGTGCTTGGGTTCCAAGGCGACATATCACTCGTCGGCCGCGACTGGCTGGCCGCCATCGGCGGGCCGACGCATATTCAGCCGAACGCCCTGCATGCGTCGGAAACAGACGAACTCTCCGGCACCGGCTTCAAGCCGTTCATTGCGGCGCGCCAAACGATCAACGCGGTCGTCGCATTCCAGCGCATTCTCGCAAAAGGTGTTGCGCCGGAAGGTATTTCACGCATCGACATCGGCGTGCCGACGGCGAACGCTGGGATGGTCGCACGCCGCGCCGCGCCATGCGATCGCTTGAGCACAATCGCGGATATGCGTGTCCAGATTGCCGCGGCCGCGCTGCGGCCGGCGTTGCTATATTCGGTAGAACGCGACGGCGAGCCCGCCGCAGATCTTCTTGATTACGCCGCACGTATTCACATTTACGCCGATGCGGCGCTTGATCGGGATATGCCGGAGGTCTGGGGCGCGCGCGTGCGCGTCCAATCCGGCGGCCGCGCCGTCGAGGAGCACTGTCTCGTCGTCGACGGCGATCCCGGCCACGGAGACGCAACGGCGATGCTGCGCGCAAAGCTCACGCGCCTAGCGCCGCTCGCCGATCGACCGCTCTGCGCGGCGTTGCTGGAGCCAGCGAACGATGAGGTGCGTCGCGCGCGCCTCATGA